The Myroides fluvii region GACCCTCTCGGTGTAAACGAGATGCTCTGAACCAGCTGAGCTAATCGCCCTTTCTTAATGAACGTGTAATCATGTGTTGATTACGGGTGCAAATATACGACGGGATTTTATGTTTGCAAGCTTTTTGAAACTTTTTTTTATAAAATTTCAGCTACCACAAACGTACTCCCTCCTATATAAATCAGGTCTTCTACCCCAGCCAAAGCTTTAGCCTGCGCATAAGCTTCTGGTATTGAATCACAAACAACTCCCTCCAATCCAAATTCCTTCGCTTTCTCTGCTAAAATATTCCCATCTAATCCGCGAAAAATAGTTGGCTTCGCAAAGAAATATTTAGCCTCTTTAGGCAAAAAAGGCAATATACTTTGTAAATCTTTATCATTCACCACACCAAAAACAAGATATAATTGCTTGTATCTTTCCGTTTTTAGCTGTTCCATTACAATTGAAAGACCGTGTTCATTGTGGGCCGTATCTGCAATAACCTTCGGATTTTCTTGTAAAACCTGCCAACGTCCTTGTAATTTTGTATTTGCCACCACGTTATTCAGTCCATTTACCTCATCTTCTGCTGTGATTGAAAAATCTTTTCGCACTAATGCAATCACCTGACGAACAGTTCGTATGTTTTTTTGCTGATAGATTCCTTTTAAATCAGAGGTCCACCCATTAGACGCAAAAGTTTCTGAAGCAAAATAAATCGGGCTTTCCATTTCCTTAGCTTTAGCGATAAAAACGGGTTTTGTTTCAGCTGTATATTCTCCTATCACTACAGGAATGTGGGGCTTTATAATTCCTGCCTTTTCTCCAGCAATTGCCGCTAGTGTATTTCCAAGAAACGCAACGTGATCTTTTCCTATATTCGTAATCACAGATACTAACGGTGTAATAATATTGGTTGCATCCAATCTACCGCCCATCCCTACTTCTATAACCGCAACATCTACCTCCTCTTCTTTAAAATACTGGAAAGCCATCCCCACAGTCATTTCGAAAAAACTCAGGGATTCACGTTCAAAAAAAACTTTATTTGCCTCGATAAAATCAACGACAAATTTTTCTGTTATCTCTTCTCCATTTATTTTGATGCGCTCTCTAAAGTCTTTTAGATGTGGTGAGGTATATAACCCTACTTTATAGCCAGCTTCTTGTAAAATAGAAGCCAACATAGAGGAAGTCGATCCTTTGCCGTTTGTACCAGCAATGTGTAAGGTTTTAATCTGCTTTTCGGGATGGTTTAAATGGGCCGCTAATTTTTCAATATTCGACAAATCTGCTTTGTAAGCAATTGCTCCTTGTTGTTGGTACATTGGAAGTTGTTCAAACATCCATAAGACAGTTTCTTGATAGGTCATGGCTTAAAAAATATAGGACGAACGCCTACGATCACTAATTATTTTTTATAAATCTCTCTGTTTCAAATACTTTAATAAAACAACGTTTTACTTTGAAAAAGTCAATCAAAGATAGGTCGTTTTGCGGCTGTTAACCAAGTAGATTAACGTTTTTAAACCACACAATTACCACACTGGATCAAAAATATCGTAGATAATACCCGCACTGTGATCGTATTGCGCTCCAGTAACACTAGCTAATGTATTGACTTCATCTCTCACCTTAAGCACGCCCAATAAAGCAAAAATAAGCGCTTCCTTGTAGTTAATCAGCACAGGTTGCGGTATATCAAATTGATAGGATGCCGCATGATAACGAATGCGCTCCATCAAATAGTGATTAAAAGCTCCGCCTCCGGTCACTAAAATTCTCGCTTGTTCGGGCAATTGAATCCCTTGAGCAATTTGCTGTGCAATATGTTCTACAAACGTAGCCAAATAATCTTCCGCCGTTTGAGGATACAATGCTATTAAGGGTTGAATATGACTCGCTACAAATTCAACGCCCAATGATTTTGGCGCCGTTTTCGCATAGTAATCCAATCCATTTAGCGCTTCCAATAAAGGAGAAGATATTGTACCTGCTTGCGCTAATTTTCCTTCATCATCATATAAAAAACCACAGCGTTGTGCTTGTTCATTGAGCAGAACATTAACAGGGCACAGATCATACGCAAGGCGATAATTCAGTTTATTTTCATAAGAGACGTTCGCAAAACCACCAAGATTCAAACAAGCATCATACTCGCTAAAAAGCAAGCGATCACCTATAGGAACTAAGGGAGCTCCTTGGCCTCCTAACAGTACATCTTGCACGCGAAAATCACAAACCACCTTATGTTGAATCAAATCCGCCAAAATGGGTAGATTTCCAATCTGAACGGTATATCCCAAATCGGGGCGATGTAAAATAGTATGTCCGTGTGAACAAACAAAGTCAACAGATTCTAAGGCGTGTTCTTGAATAAAGGCAGTAATCACTTCCGCTAAATGCACGGTATACTGTTCATCTAACACATCTAATTCTACCTTATTTAAAGTAATGGCTGTTTTCAGTTTCTTTCTCCATGTTTCTGTGTAAGGCATCGTTTGCCCTTGTTCAATTTCAAACGACCATTTTCCTTGATTGAAAGACAAGGTAACATAGACCAAGTCGACTCCATCAAGAGAAGTTCCTGACATGATTCCGATAACGCGGTATTGACTATTTTTCATAGGTATAAATTTACGCATACTAATTGAATATTTGATATTATTCCGCTATATTTGAACTTCTAAATTTTACAGATTACAAAGCATAAAATAAACAATCAATGGATTTTAAATTAACAGAAGAACAACTAATGATTCAACAGGCTGCGCGTGATTTTGCACAGACCGAATTATTACCAGGTGTTATTGAAAGAGACGAGCATCAAATTTTCCCAACAGAGCAAATCAAAAAATTAGGTGAGCTTGGTTTTTTGGGAATGATGGTTGATCCAAAATATGGAGGAAGTGGATTAGATAGCGTATCTTACGTACTAGCAATGGAAGAAATTGCAAAAGTTGACGCTTCTACTGCTGTAGTTTTATCTGTTAATAACTCATTAGTTTGTGCAGGTTTAGAGAAATATGCAAATGAAGAGCAGAAAGAAAAGTACTTAACTCAGGTAGCTTCAGGAGAAGGAATCGGAGCTTTTTGTTTATCTGAGCCAGAAGCAGGATCCGATGCAACTTCTCAAAAGACAACGGCTATTGACATGGGGGATTACTACCTATTAAACGGTACAAAAAACTGGATTACCAACGGTAGTACAGCCTCTTTTTACATTGTAATTGCACAAACAAATCCAGAAAAGAAACACAAGGGAATCAATGCTTTTATCGTAGAGAAGGGATTGCCAGGATTTGAAATTGGAGCAAAAGAGCAAAAAATGGGAATCCGTGGATCTGATACTCACACCTTATTATTCACAGACGTAAAAGTACCAAAAGAAAATCGAATTGGCGAAGACGGTTTTGGTTTTGCTTTTGCGATGAATGTATTGAATGGAGGGCGTATTGGTATTGCATCTCAAGCACTGGGAATTGCACAAGGAGCCTATGAATTATCGCTTAAATACGCCAAAGAGCGCAAAGCTTTTGGAACAGAAATCATCAATCACCAAGCAATCGCATTTAAATTAGCAGATATGGCAACACAGATTTCTGCTGCTAGAATGCTTTGTTTAAAAGCTGCTGCTGAAAAAGACGCAGGGCAAGATATTTCAGTTTCTGGTGCTATGGCAAAGTTATTTGCTTCTAAAACAGCAATGGACACCACAATAGAGGCAGTACAAATTCACGGTGGAAATGGATATGTACGCGAATATCACGTTGAGCGTATGATGCGTGATGCTAAAATCACACAGATCTATGAAGGAACGTCTGAAATTCAGAAAATTGTTATTTCCAGAGGAATTTCAAGAGACTAAATTTTATTCTTTACACATACAATAAAAGCGATCCAATGGATCGCTTTTATCTTTTTAAACCTATCTATCAATTTATCTCCCTTTACTGTACTTGAATCGTTATCGGTAAAGTGAATTGAGATCGTACTGTTCGATTATCCTGACGAGCAGGCTTCCATTTTGGCATACTCTTCAATACACGAATCGCCTCTTTTCCTGTTCCATATCCAGGATCACGCAATACTCGAATATCTGTAATGCTCCCGTCTTTTTCAACAACAAAAGACAAAATCACTTGCACCTTAGCTGTATGATCAGGTACGTGTATTTCGCGGAACTTAGAAACAAACGTTTGGCTAAAATGCGCCATGCCTCCCATAGGTTCTGCTTTTTCAGTTGTAAAATGAACAATATCATTTCCCCCTTCTTTATCATCGAGAATTTCTGTGCTTGTACCCGTACCATCCACAACAACTCCAGGGATTTCATCAATTAAAATTTGTCCTTCCTCATTGCCTTTTATCGTTGTACTACCGATTAAAACATCGACTAAATTCTCTTGCTTAGCGGGTTCTTCCGTTACTTCGGTGGCTGAAGCTACTTCTAGTATAGTAAATCGCGCTACATCCATGCTAGAAGCAGGTGCACTGCTCTCTTCTGTCTTAGGTTCTTCTACTACTGGTTTTACGTCTTCTAATTCATCCTTTGGAAAATCTAAATCATCCAGCTCTACGGGTTGATCCAACGTTCCAAAATCACAATAGATGATTTCTCCAGCTGCCAATCCACTTTCTTCTTCAAAAAAAGAAGAAATAGCCGTTGGTACAACAAATACAAAAGCGAATAAACACAAACCACTTCCCAAAGCTAAGAGTGTAGTTCTAGGACTTTCTAGACGTAATTTGTAGGCGCCATATTGTTTATTTCGACCTGCAAATACAATATCTAACCAATCTTTCTTAAATAAATCATTTTTTGCCATAACGAACTGTTTTAATTGATTAAACCTAATACACGTCACAATGCATCTCCCCCCCTTCATTATTACATTGTTTCTAATAAAATTAAACAATAATAATTAATATACAAATAAAATAGACACAACCTTTAAAATTTAACAAACTAAACAAACTAAAACAAAACATATCGCAACACAACAACAACTCTTTTCCTATTCTTGTATCGCTAAAAATCATTGCAGGATAAAATCAAAAAATGCAACGCAACATTTTGTACATTTGTGGTTCAATTCTAACGAAACACCAACATGAAACCCACAAAGTCAATCAAAATAAAAATCATATTCTTATATATTATTCTATTAGGAGCAGTGTTCTTTTCGGGTTTTTACATATACAAAGAAGCTAAAAAATTCACCTTACCCGAGGAACAAGTAGTCAAGGAAAACAACAAGATTTTTCTTGTTAGTAGCACCCTAAACAACCTGTATTCATCCGAGATTTACAGCAGAAATGCCATCGTTACTGGAAACAACAAAGACATTCAAAGCTATTATTCTCATTTGGATACTTTAGTTAATCTAATAGATCGTATTAAACTAACGACAACAGACCAAGCCATTCATCAAAAAATTGATTTGGTCCAAGGCCTATTAAAAAAGAAAAAAGTCAGTTTTAACAATATCATTAAGGCGAGAAAAGAGATTAATGAAGATCGAAACTACAGCGAAGCTATTGACAAGATTTACAATATTCGCGATGAAATAGAAAAGAAAATTCAGCCCATCGTTATTCAATCCAAAGAAAAAGAAAAGCGAAGCGGTTGGGCTAGATTATTTAAAGGCGATCACACCGATACCATCACCAAAACGATTAATTATCCCAACGTTACTGATTCGCTGATCAATGCTATGGAAAGCATTATCCTCAAAGCACAAGAAAAAGTGAATCAACAGCAGGCAAATCTTTTAAAAGAAGAACAGAAACTCGTCATTGAGAATAAAAACATCACCAATGAATTGCGTAAAATCCTTGAGAGCATTGAACAAAACCTACTAACGCTTTCCTATCAAAATATAAACGAATCTAAAGCACGTATAAGCACAGCCTCTACTAATATTGCTTATATAGGAGGTTCTGCTTTATTCGTTATTATTATTTTGGGATATATCATCATCAAAGACATCAACCAAACTCAAGAATATCGTTTAAAATTAGAGCAACTCAACAAAGAGCGAGAAGTATTGTTGCGCAGTAAAACCATGTTATTTGCTACGGTAACTCACGATTTACAAACACCTTTAGGCAGTTTAATTGGCTTCTCCAACCTGTTAGAGTCGGCAGAATTAAACGCCAAACAACGTCAGTACCTCAACAACATACAGAGCTCAACGCAATACATTGCAAATCTAATTAACGATTTAACGGATTTCTCTAAATTAGAAAACAACAAAATCAGCATTCAAGAAAAGGCATTTAATCCAAAAGATCTGTTGGAAAGCATATGCGCACCTTTAGTTCCCAATGCAGATAACAAGAAAATCAAACTAAAATGGACGGTAGATCAAGCCCTGAATAACACCTTCATTTCAGACCCCTATCGCTTGAAGCAGATTGTAACTAATTTAATTACCAATGCGATTAAATTCACCCAAAAAGGCGGTGTATTTATAGAGGCGATTAGATTAGAAGACCAATTGCAAATCAAGGTTATCGACACGGGGATTGGGATTGAACAAAATCAAATTGAAAATATATTTAAGGAATTTAGTCAAGCCAATGAAGGAATAGAAAAACGCTTTGGCGGAACAGGATTGGGACTTAATATATCCAAACGCTTAATTGGTTTATTAGGAGGTGAAATAAAAGTAGAGAGCATCTTAGGAGAAGGTTCTATTTTTACCTTGACCATCCCTTTAGAAGAAGCAGATATACAAGTAAACACCCATACCACAGTTCATCAGTACAAAGAGCTATTTACCGTGTTAAGTCAAAATAAAATTCTCGTTGTAGATGATGATAAAATTCAACTACAATTGATGGAAGAATTGCTTTCGCCTTTATTCAAACAAGTCGAAATACTCAACGATTCATCTGAAATAGAATCTATTTTAGAACAGCATACGTATGATGTTATCCTCAGTGATATTCAGATGCCAAAAATGGATGGTTTTGAGATGATTGAACTCTTGCGTACAAACCCAAAGTACAGTGCAATTCCCGTTATTGCCTTATCAGGTAAACGCGACCTCACACTTGAAGATTTCACGCATGCTGGGTTTACTGCTGCGCATCAAAAGCCAATTCAATTACAAGAGTTATTAATCCTCATCACACAACTGCTACATCCGGATTATCAAGTTGATTTTAATCCCGTATCC contains the following coding sequences:
- a CDS encoding bifunctional folylpolyglutamate synthase/dihydrofolate synthase, translating into MTYQETVLWMFEQLPMYQQQGAIAYKADLSNIEKLAAHLNHPEKQIKTLHIAGTNGKGSTSSMLASILQEAGYKVGLYTSPHLKDFRERIKINGEEITEKFVVDFIEANKVFFERESLSFFEMTVGMAFQYFKEEEVDVAVIEVGMGGRLDATNIITPLVSVITNIGKDHVAFLGNTLAAIAGEKAGIIKPHIPVVIGEYTAETKPVFIAKAKEMESPIYFASETFASNGWTSDLKGIYQQKNIRTVRQVIALVRKDFSITAEDEVNGLNNVVANTKLQGRWQVLQENPKVIADTAHNEHGLSIVMEQLKTERYKQLYLVFGVVNDKDLQSILPFLPKEAKYFFAKPTIFRGLDGNILAEKAKEFGLEGVVCDSIPEAYAQAKALAGVEDLIYIGGSTFVVAEIL
- a CDS encoding anhydro-N-acetylmuramic acid kinase, whose protein sequence is MKNSQYRVIGIMSGTSLDGVDLVYVTLSFNQGKWSFEIEQGQTMPYTETWRKKLKTAITLNKVELDVLDEQYTVHLAEVITAFIQEHALESVDFVCSHGHTILHRPDLGYTVQIGNLPILADLIQHKVVCDFRVQDVLLGGQGAPLVPIGDRLLFSEYDACLNLGGFANVSYENKLNYRLAYDLCPVNVLLNEQAQRCGFLYDDEGKLAQAGTISSPLLEALNGLDYYAKTAPKSLGVEFVASHIQPLIALYPQTAEDYLATFVEHIAQQIAQGIQLPEQARILVTGGGAFNHYLMERIRYHAASYQFDIPQPVLINYKEALIFALLGVLKVRDEVNTLASVTGAQYDHSAGIIYDIFDPVW
- a CDS encoding acyl-CoA dehydrogenase, with product MDFKLTEEQLMIQQAARDFAQTELLPGVIERDEHQIFPTEQIKKLGELGFLGMMVDPKYGGSGLDSVSYVLAMEEIAKVDASTAVVLSVNNSLVCAGLEKYANEEQKEKYLTQVASGEGIGAFCLSEPEAGSDATSQKTTAIDMGDYYLLNGTKNWITNGSTASFYIVIAQTNPEKKHKGINAFIVEKGLPGFEIGAKEQKMGIRGSDTHTLLFTDVKVPKENRIGEDGFGFAFAMNVLNGGRIGIASQALGIAQGAYELSLKYAKERKAFGTEIINHQAIAFKLADMATQISAARMLCLKAAAEKDAGQDISVSGAMAKLFASKTAMDTTIEAVQIHGGNGYVREYHVERMMRDAKITQIYEGTSEIQKIVISRGISRD
- a CDS encoding energy transducer TonB; protein product: MAKNDLFKKDWLDIVFAGRNKQYGAYKLRLESPRTTLLALGSGLCLFAFVFVVPTAISSFFEEESGLAAGEIIYCDFGTLDQPVELDDLDFPKDELEDVKPVVEEPKTEESSAPASSMDVARFTILEVASATEVTEEPAKQENLVDVLIGSTTIKGNEEGQILIDEIPGVVVDGTGTSTEILDDKEGGNDIVHFTTEKAEPMGGMAHFSQTFVSKFREIHVPDHTAKVQVILSFVVEKDGSITDIRVLRDPGYGTGKEAIRVLKSMPKWKPARQDNRTVRSQFTLPITIQVQ
- a CDS encoding ATP-binding protein encodes the protein MKPTKSIKIKIIFLYIILLGAVFFSGFYIYKEAKKFTLPEEQVVKENNKIFLVSSTLNNLYSSEIYSRNAIVTGNNKDIQSYYSHLDTLVNLIDRIKLTTTDQAIHQKIDLVQGLLKKKKVSFNNIIKARKEINEDRNYSEAIDKIYNIRDEIEKKIQPIVIQSKEKEKRSGWARLFKGDHTDTITKTINYPNVTDSLINAMESIILKAQEKVNQQQANLLKEEQKLVIENKNITNELRKILESIEQNLLTLSYQNINESKARISTASTNIAYIGGSALFVIIILGYIIIKDINQTQEYRLKLEQLNKEREVLLRSKTMLFATVTHDLQTPLGSLIGFSNLLESAELNAKQRQYLNNIQSSTQYIANLINDLTDFSKLENNKISIQEKAFNPKDLLESICAPLVPNADNKKIKLKWTVDQALNNTFISDPYRLKQIVTNLITNAIKFTQKGGVFIEAIRLEDQLQIKVIDTGIGIEQNQIENIFKEFSQANEGIEKRFGGTGLGLNISKRLIGLLGGEIKVESILGEGSIFTLTIPLEEADIQVNTHTTVHQYKELFTVLSQNKILVVDDDKIQLQLMEELLSPLFKQVEILNDSSEIESILEQHTYDVILSDIQMPKMDGFEMIELLRTNPKYSAIPVIALSGKRDLTLEDFTHAGFTAAHQKPIQLQELLILITQLLHPDYQVDFNPVSSSTSLSDERPAQLYDINQIKQFIGEDSAALRKFVVIFVDSTQENLLDLNYATDDFDYDTISNIAHKMLPMFKQLHIHHLVPSLEKLEDKTLLFETKQELAQYIQTLAQQIQEVIQDLQEQYLD